A window of the Oscillospiraceae bacterium genome harbors these coding sequences:
- a CDS encoding DUF4358 domain-containing protein — protein sequence MKIRVKPRWILLSVFAVVAAACVVFVGVHTLYVQHKENSRPPAGELAAQIVQEIGCEDSYTQVPNASVQKYYPFTGSVVESQGMWLSKESSKAGELCCFRLRSTADAQQAKKVIGSRLQRKAQAFLGVSRDQYQLVQQAAVVQKDRYLLVAVSGDPQAEIDIFQKLLK from the coding sequence ATGAAAATCCGTGTGAAGCCCCGGTGGATCCTTCTTTCAGTTTTTGCAGTTGTGGCGGCAGCTTGTGTAGTGTTTGTGGGAGTACACACGCTATATGTGCAGCATAAAGAGAACAGCCGCCCCCCTGCGGGGGAACTGGCAGCGCAGATTGTGCAGGAGATTGGCTGTGAAGACAGCTATACGCAGGTGCCGAATGCTTCTGTGCAGAAATATTATCCATTTACCGGCAGTGTGGTCGAAAGTCAGGGCATGTGGCTTTCTAAGGAAAGCAGCAAGGCTGGTGAGCTGTGCTGCTTTCGCCTGCGCAGTACCGCGGACGCCCAGCAAGCCAAAAAAGTCATTGGCAGCCGCCTGCAGCGAAAAGCGCAGGCTTTTCTCGGGGTCAGCCGCGACCAGTATCAGCTGGTACAGCAGGCAGCGGTGGTGCAGAAAGACCGCTACTTACTGGTGGCTGTTTCCGGCGACCCGCAGGCTGAAATCGATATTTTTCAAAAACTTCTAAAATAA
- a CDS encoding GNAT family N-acetyltransferase has protein sequence MKITYRESKEFTPAQLEDLFSSVKWESGKYPNRLAEGMKNSSVVISAWDRDTLVGLVRSLDDGATTAFLHYLLVRPAYQKLRIGYALMEKMMRHYTDFLYVKIMPSDKAVVPFYQKFGFKNFDNYCALEVKNLGRVADKIPSGR, from the coding sequence ATGAAGATTACTTACCGTGAAAGCAAAGAATTTACGCCCGCCCAGCTCGAGGACCTGTTTTCTTCCGTAAAATGGGAGTCCGGCAAGTACCCAAACCGCTTGGCAGAGGGAATGAAAAACTCATCAGTTGTGATTTCTGCATGGGACAGAGACACCCTTGTCGGTTTGGTGAGAAGCTTAGATGATGGGGCCACGACGGCGTTCCTTCATTACCTGCTGGTAAGGCCGGCCTATCAGAAACTGAGAATCGGATATGCCCTGATGGAAAAAATGATGAGGCACTACACCGATTTTCTGTATGTCAAAATTATGCCATCAGATAAGGCAGTTGTTCCGTTCTATCAGAAATTTGGGTTTAAGAATTTCGACAATTATTGTGCCTTAGAGGTTAAAAATCTGGGCCGAGTTGCAGACAAAATACCCAGCGGCAGATAA
- a CDS encoding family 31 glucosidase: protein MEFTQKNGCLIGRHEHETLCIEAWGKNALRVRSTANRAFSGRCNALDPEKRSADAQIRLSPDGAEIRSGSLRAVLNSTGVISFFKEDTLLLREYYRNYGGTICKEGRALKLEGRELKPLAGNDYTIKARFESRDGEKLFGMGQYQQPYLDLKGCTLELAQRNSQSSIPFVLSNLGYGLLWNNPAVGTVSFGKNLTEWTATEAEELDYWITTDEAPAKIIENYTDVVGRSPMFPEKILGLWQCKLRYRSQEEVLAVARKYRELGIPLDVIVIDFFHWPYQGSWCFDKKYWPDVRAMTDELHAMGIKVMVSVWPSVDKRGKNFGELQERGLLLRTERGTVETYDFQGECATIDLFNPEARQFLYETCKKNYSDLGIDFFWLDNAEPDLAVYDFDNIRCYDGPMQKYGAAYPKDYAKTFHDGMTADGRTPFMNLIRCGWVGSQKYSTLLWSGDIPSTYEALRDQISAGLNIGIAGIPWWTTDIGGFMTDDVNDPDFRELLVRWYEFAVFCPILRMHGDRGPYNIPELDHRDYGGGYLHTGQPNELWSYGEDVFRILKANLDTRLTLKPYLMDLMQQAHETGAPLMRTMFFEFPQDAACWNLDDQYMFGSRYLVAPILTPKTFERKVYLPAGNWQEIHSGEQFAGGESVTVKAPLEYIPVFERLTK from the coding sequence ATGGAATTTACCCAAAAGAACGGATGCCTGATTGGGCGTCACGAGCACGAGACCCTTTGCATTGAAGCCTGGGGCAAAAATGCGCTGCGCGTGCGCAGCACAGCAAACCGCGCTTTCAGCGGCCGCTGCAACGCCCTCGACCCGGAAAAGCGCTCTGCCGATGCACAAATTCGCCTGAGCCCCGACGGCGCCGAAATTCGCAGCGGCTCCCTGCGGGCAGTGCTGAACTCCACCGGTGTCATCTCCTTTTTTAAGGAAGACACTCTGCTGCTGCGCGAATACTACCGCAACTACGGCGGCACTATCTGCAAAGAGGGCCGTGCCCTGAAACTGGAGGGCCGCGAACTGAAGCCGCTGGCCGGAAATGATTACACCATCAAAGCCCGCTTTGAGAGCCGCGACGGCGAAAAGCTGTTTGGCATGGGGCAGTACCAGCAACCTTACCTGGACCTAAAGGGCTGCACGCTGGAGCTTGCCCAGAGAAACTCTCAGTCCTCTATTCCATTTGTACTCTCAAATCTCGGCTATGGCCTTTTGTGGAACAACCCCGCTGTGGGCACCGTCTCTTTCGGCAAAAACCTGACAGAGTGGACCGCTACAGAGGCAGAAGAACTAGATTACTGGATTACAACAGATGAAGCCCCTGCAAAGATCATTGAAAACTACACCGATGTTGTCGGCCGTTCCCCGATGTTCCCGGAAAAGATCCTCGGCCTGTGGCAGTGCAAGCTGCGCTACCGCTCGCAGGAAGAAGTGCTCGCCGTCGCGCGGAAATACCGTGAACTGGGCATTCCGCTGGATGTCATCGTCATTGATTTCTTCCACTGGCCATACCAGGGCTCCTGGTGCTTCGACAAAAAGTATTGGCCCGATGTACGCGCTATGACTGACGAACTGCACGCTATGGGTATTAAAGTGATGGTATCCGTATGGCCCTCTGTCGACAAGCGCGGCAAAAACTTTGGCGAACTGCAGGAGCGCGGTCTGCTGCTGCGAACCGAGCGCGGCACTGTAGAGACCTATGATTTCCAGGGCGAGTGCGCTACCATTGATTTGTTTAACCCCGAGGCACGCCAGTTCCTATACGAAACCTGCAAAAAGAATTACAGTGATCTGGGTATTGATTTCTTTTGGCTGGACAATGCCGAGCCGGACCTTGCTGTTTATGATTTTGACAATATCCGTTGCTACGACGGCCCCATGCAGAAATACGGCGCCGCATACCCGAAAGACTACGCAAAGACTTTCCATGACGGCATGACCGCGGACGGCCGCACTCCTTTTATGAACCTGATTCGCTGCGGGTGGGTCGGCAGCCAGAAATACTCCACACTGCTTTGGTCCGGCGATATTCCCAGCACCTATGAAGCGCTGCGCGACCAAATTTCGGCCGGACTGAATATCGGCATTGCCGGCATTCCCTGGTGGACAACAGACATCGGCGGCTTTATGACAGATGATGTCAATGACCCCGATTTTCGTGAGCTGCTGGTGCGTTGGTATGAATTTGCGGTTTTCTGCCCCATTCTGCGTATGCACGGTGACCGTGGGCCCTATAATATTCCAGAGCTCGACCACCGCGACTACGGCGGCGGATACCTGCATACCGGCCAGCCCAATGAGCTTTGGAGCTACGGCGAGGATGTTTTCCGTATTCTGAAAGCCAACCTTGACACCCGCCTTACACTGAAGCCCTACCTGATGGATCTGATGCAGCAAGCACACGAGACCGGCGCGCCCCTGATGCGCACCATGTTCTTTGAGTTCCCACAGGACGCCGCCTGCTGGAATCTGGACGACCAGTATATGTTCGGTTCCCGTTATCTGGTTGCGCCTATTCTTACACCGAAAACCTTTGAACGAAAAGTATATCTCCCTGCGGGAAATTGGCAGGAGATTCACTCCGGTGAGCAGTTTGCCGGTGGAGAGTCCGTCACTGTAAAAGCGCCGCTGGAGTATATCCCGGTGTTTGAGCGGCTGACAAAATAA